The DNA segment TCCTTAGCCAGGGTGTCTGTCAAGTTTGAAGAACTGTTAGAAAGTCTGGGTGGAGAAGGGTCAGCACCAGGGGTTGGAAATTGGGGGGGAGATTTGAGAGCTTTCTGGGAAAGCAACTTAAACCCAGCAGAGGGGGTGAGAGGCCTTAGGGATAAGAtagagagagcagagaaggggGGACCTGGCACTGTGGTGAGGTGGCATTTCATGGGCCGTGGGAAGCCTTATGAAGTATTTTAAGCTCTAATCAACTTTGATTGCCATACAACTTTCTAGAACACAGTCAACTTGTATGGCTGCTTGGACCCTTCCAATGACTAGGAGACATTATTCATTGGACATTTACAGTTGTTTGGCTGTTTCCCCCTACATGAAAAGGTAGACATCTGCCTATTAATTTTCACTCACTGGTTTCATGCAGTAGCATACTGTCATCATTTCCTCCCTGGTGTCCTGCTCTGCCAGAAATTGCATATCTCACTCTCTGgtttctctgcttaaaacccttcagttGCCCCATGTGGCCCTTGACTTGGCTGAGCCACGGGGCTCCTAGAGTGTCCCTTGCTCAGCGTGGAGATTATCTCTACACTGGCCTCAAGCAGAGCTGTCAGGGCCCTAGGGGGCAGGGACATGTTCATTTAACCCGTCCAGGTCTTTCCTCTAACATGAACTGCTCTCAAATCTCCATCATTTTCACCTCGCacatctgaaatattttaaacctaGTCTGAGGGCTTGGCGTTTATTCTGGTTTAGACTGTGCTGGTTTTAACCCGATGTCCTGGGGTCCATGTCAGTGTGGGCTTGGCTTCAGTATCGTGTCTTCCTCAGATGTGAGGAGCCATGAACCTTTCTCTTGGTTCAGCTAGCTCATTCAGAGTGGCACCTGCATTGGGTCTGGTGGGTACTGTGGTGAGGACTGTTGGAAGGCTGCCATCCTTGTGCCAGGCTGGCCTTGCCTGGATGCAGGTGACAGGAGGCTCCTTGGTCTGCTCTGCCCAGGGGCAGAAGTGGGGGAGGCCTGCGAGGTGACAGGCCCTGTGCCAGGGGCAGTGAGCTGGTTTAATTGGCCTCTGCTCTATGCAGCTTCCCTGTCATTGGAAGAGCTGGGCCCTTACAAGATGGGGAGGGGATGTGGCATCAATCCAATCCAGCAGATACAAATGAGCTTGGAGGagcagtaaaaaatgaaaaacttttataGGCAGGAGGGAGCGGGAACAAGGGAGGTTACACTGGACTAAAACCCGGGTTGGTTATCACCAGGCTACTTTCCTTTATGGGGTGGCAGGCAGATTACCTCATTAGTGCTGATCAGGTGATTCGTAATTGACTggcttaagattccatttctgggcgAACCCAAATTGTAAGTAAGTTAGGTCTCAGTTTGGTGACTTGGAGCTGAGCAtaaatgactccattttgggcccgTGGTCTTGTTTTTAGCACTCCGGATCTGCTTATACCACTGTCTTGGTCAGAAGCTAACCTCTGCTCACACTGTGCTTCCCTCCCAGCTATTTAGTCAGGAGACTGTGATGAAGTTTGTACCACGGTACAGCCTCGTTCTAGAACTCAGCGACAGCGGGGCCTTCCGGAGAAGCTTGCACGATCCTGATGGGCAGGTGGCCTCCTACATCAGCGAAGTGCACGAGCATGACGGGCACCTGTACCTGGGCTCCTTCAGGGCCCCCTTCCTCTGCAGACTCAGCCTCCAGTCTGTTTAGCAGCCTTGACCATGGCTGTGCCAGGAGTCCTCACACTGGGCACCATCGCCGGCGGGTCCAGGAGATTCTGTGCACACAGCCCTTTTCACCTGCACCTGCCAGTCCTTGGACATGGACATTGGAAGTGGACAGTGAGACCCTTTGGATGTCTGGGCTCCTGTGGGATACCCCTCACCTGGGTTTGACGTTGCATCTAGAGGGAAGCATAACACGCCACAGGGAAGATAAGTCCATATTAAAccatttcctcttaaaaaaaccTAAGTACAGTGATTCTATTCTCTAGGACTTAGGAGTCTTCATACACTTAAAATAGGCCTCAGGGTTTGGTGGATAGAGCAGTAGATGAGATGTCCAGGGATCTTGTTTTTGCTATTGGCTGTCCTGCCAGCCTCAGTATCTTTACTATAAAATGTGGTTAATACCAGTCTCTGGAGGTTGGGCACAGGAAGGGCAAGGAGAGCTCAGTGCAAAAGTATGTTGAGGCCAGTGAGTGGAGCTGTGTAAATGGTAGAGCTATATTCTCCAGAGCTGTGTGGGCCGTGGGCCCTGGATCCTGTGCAGTCCCTTCCATAGCTCACACTCCCCAGCCTGCGCCAGTTCAGCCCCATTCTGAACCAGAGGGTTTTCAAGACTCCTGAGTCCCCATCAACCATTTAAAGGCAAGGACCTGGGAAAGTGCGTAGAAGCATGTTGATCCCAGCAGCTCAGAGAGGACCTGCGGGGCTTCTCTCTGTGAACAGACCACATCAATGGAATGATCCAGCAGCTGGGTACTACAGGGCAGAATCTAGGGGAGTCCTGTTGACACCCCTTTGTTCCTTACCTCTAGACCAGCAGATGAATAGTGCACATGTTAGTGTCATTTGCTAGGGTGTCACAAGCCCGAAATGGCTGTATATCCTGACAAGCGTGTACACACTGGTCCTAATTTTGTCAGGGGGACCCATGTAGTAATGATAATTAAATTGACTTTCTGCTCATTAACCTTTTCTGATGGTGTTGCGTGGGAGTTTCTTCTCTGATAGAATTAGGTTAACAGTGACTGGAGTTTGATTCCATCGCAGGCTGAGAGGAGGATCCTTTTGGCCAGGACCTTGTTTAGGGACCAGCAGTCCATCTGGCTCGCTCCGCACCCCTCCCAGGGCAGCCGCCTCCAGCTGCCACCTCCCAGCAGTGCTTCATCCTTGGGCAAGTCGCTCTTACACTGTGTTCCTGTCCCCAGCCTACAGAATGGGGTTGATACCTGTTCCTCTCCGTCCTGGCAGTTCATGAGAGTACAGAAGACCTTGTGTGTCTGGAATCACTTTCAGTAACTTgacaaggaaatattttaaataggcaACGACAGCTGTGGTAAAACACAAACCGTTTTTGTTGTGTCGCACTGGTTGGCGACAAGCCCTTTGCTCCCTTTCCCAGCCGCAGCCCCGCCCTGCGCTGGCCTGGCCTCATTTTAGGGGAAAGGGTCAGGATCTGGAGGTTGGCTCATCTGTTGTGTTGCGTGCTCAGGGATGGCTTCATGTGCGGCAGCAGGACAGTCAGAGACTGGCTTCAGTCCAGTTGGTGTGACCCAGAATGTATTAGGTAAATGACTCAATGTTATTTATGTtactttagagaaaagaaaattgagtatagattattaaatactttttaatggaTGATGGTGCACCCCATATATCAGCTGTACAGGAATACATTCTGccataaaaaacaatttaaatgtgtGGAGCGTATAGAAGTTGACTTCTTGAGAACAGAGGGCTTTACTTTTTAGTGCTTGCTTTTTACCAATGCAAAGAAGCTGGTAAATTGCTTTTCACAGTTTTCAGCAAAGGAGTCTTGATTTTGATTTAGATGTTGACTTTCTGTCTCAACGTGTCATTTCCTGTGTTTTAGCTGGTAATTTGCCATGGTGAGGTGCAAAATATAGCCTTATTAGGTTTAAGTATGTGGTATGCTTTTGTTGTGAACATAAAGCAGATTTACTCTAATGTGAATTACTAACATGCtcttaaaattaaatcaaactaTTCGTTCATTGTGTACTTCTTTATTATCTATTACAAAAACTCCACTGGGACTCAGGTACTGCCTTTCATAGGACAGAAGCcctgttttgagatttttatcaTCAACATGCATTTGCAGGGTGGTCTGTAGTTTAGAAAGTGTTTTCATGAACACTGACGTTTTACTGATGGAAGGAGATATAGTGTTTTTATAGGGGGAACTGAGGCTTGCGGGGGCGGGTGGAGAGGACTTGCCCAGACTCACTGGGCACACCGTGCCAGCACACTGCTGAGTCAGGACCCATGGTCTGACTTCAGAATCTGTTGGGGAAGCTGGGAGATGAGGCGGGGTGCTGTTCCCAGGACCTGGCTCTGTGGTGGTCACTGCCCAGCCCAGGGGCTGGACCTTGGCTGCACATCAGAGTCCTCTGGGCTTCCCAGTCTTTCAGAATGGCCTGGTATCATCATGGTTTCAAGCTTCACAGGTGGTCCCCATGACAGTGGTGGGGCACTCATCACTGCTGGGACCCACCTGTACTCTaaaggggctgggctgggcagacaCCTGGAGCAGGGCCAGTAGAGCTGAATCCCTGAGAGTCTGTGTATAGCTAGTGAGGAGGTGTGGGGCATGGCCAGGGAAAGCTCTAGAACACTCAGGGCAAGACTGTTAGAATTTTGACTGGTTTTGCTCAGTTTTTGAGACCTTGAACAATGAGTTTTTTTTCGCTTTGGTCCTAATTCTGGTATGTCTTAGAATCCTGGGTACTTTACATTTTCTCAGTGAGAATAACATTAGATGATGTCACAGCTTCCCTCTGTGTCAGAGTCATTCTGAGAGTAAAGCTCTGAGTCTAAAAACGCAGGTAAAATTGGGtcagcaaggggtgcctgggtgcctgggtggctcagtcagttaagcggctgccttcagatcacgatcccagtgtcctgggattgagtcctgcatggggctccttcctcagtggggagcctgcttctccctctccctctgcctgctgctctgcttacttgtgttctctgtctttgtcaaataaataaatacaatcttaaaaaaattggggtgGCAGTATGAGACTTCACGTCATCGCTGGTTGACGTCCGCCACCGATGGTAAGTTACACCATCTCCATGTGGGTGTTTTGTTTCATCTGTTTGAATCCTACCAAATGGCTCTCTGGCCAGTCCCCTCCCAGGCCGGGCTTTGCTGTGCTCGGTCTAGAGTGAAGTCTttcatggggtgggggtgaggggcagagttAGGCTGCTAGAACAAGCAGCATGCCCACAGGACCTGCTCTCCAGGCAGCTGTAGCCAGACGTCTGCAGTAGTGTGGTTGGCAGATGTGTCTGGAGGACAAGGGCCCATGAGCTCTTGGCTTCCAGAAATCAGAGTAGCTTCACGCGGGCTCACTGGCTCAGCCCCTTTCCTTCTGGGGCCGCTGCGGCTGGTGTAAGCGTTATTTAAAGTCAAGCATTGTCTTCTGTGAGGTATAGTACATAAAGCAGATTGGGGATAATAAAACAGCTGACGTATTAGAGAGTTCAAGTCGCCTAGAGTTCAGGCCCTAAGGTCCTCATGTAGAGAAGGTTTGCAGAAGCCTGAGATTGGGGGACCCACAGTCAACTGGCTTTTGCCAGAGCTGGTCTGTCTTAGTTCTAAGACTTCTGTTTACTTTATAGGAAGAGATTTTAAATACCTGGCCCCAAATGATGTTTCGAAAATTGTGGGCATAGGTTAGCGTTGAAACCTGAGAGTTTGGAGATTCAGATTTGAGgcttccttctctgtccccagaCGTAAGGTCAgccctggctcctggctgggcagAAGGAGGTTCAAATGCAACTCAGCTCGGAGCAGAGGTACTGTGAGGCTGCTCCCCCACACCTGTGTGTGCATTCTCATTTCTGACCATGAGGCCAGGTGGGCCCACAGGCCGGGAAGCCTAAGTAATAATTTTCAGGAGAGGCCTGGCCTTCATGTGCTCTGGGCCATATTTAGATGTTCATGAGGACCAACTGGGAGTTCGCATGGGTTCCTACCTTCATTTGCTGCAACATCCTGCCCCTTCAGCTGTGTCCCGAGGCCCATCTGAGTCTGAAGCTCTTGACTCCTGGTGTTCCTGCACCTTGTTTATGTATGGTGTCAACAACACTGGGTGGACTTATTTATCTTGATGGAAGGGTGGCCTTCAGAATCATCAAATAAATTGTCTTGTGGCATAGTTGCTATCACTGTCCCTGAATTAAATGACCAGAAGGAGGCGAGCCAGCAAAAATGAGTGAGGATTTGGAAATTAAAGCTCTCCCCTCACTGAAGGAAGCCAAAGGGTAATTCATTTTGGTTGTACACGGTGATCAAGTTTACAACTGCATACCAAATTGTCATACATATTTAATGCAGATTTTGTTTCCTATGAATTATCAAGTCCATCAAGAACTTGGGTGTATGACTCTTGGTCAGAAGAAAGCCCAGCTAGAGGGTGAGTGCCCTCCAAAGTGGGGTGCTACCTGCCCTGCCAGTTCATGATGTGGACACAGGCCTCTGGTCTTCAGTATAGTTTAGCTGGCAGTGAAAGGCCAGAGAAGCCTCCAAGGGGCTTTTTGGAAGTCACTTAAGACTCATCAGACCACTCAGTGAGAGGGACCCCTCACAACGTTCACCTCACCTTCCTGACCCTTTAACAGGTTAAAGCAACAGGTGTTGCTTTGAGATGGTCAgttctttattcatatttattcataGTTTTATTCATGCACAAAATGTCAAGATGCACAATAGCTGACTTGTCCCCCTGCCCAAGGCTGTAACCATTATTTGGTCAAAGGGACGATCTTTGGGCTTTCATTGCTGGATGTGGGACCACCAGGTAATCAAGTGGGAGGGGACGGAGGGGGCTCACTCAGGGGTCCAGAACCTGAATAATTACCATCAGAGCATCGGTAAAATTAGTTAGattagaagaaaatgagaaatacataCTCTAACCACAGGCAGTATCATTCTTCCACCCTGGCTACTCTGTGATGAGCCCACAGGCACTTCCGTTTTGGCTCACTGGTGAGCCACTACGTCGGAAGGTCCCAGGGCCTGTGACAGCCAGGGCGGGGCTGTGACCACGTGCAGTAAAGAGCAGGAGTGCAGTGTTGCTGAGAGGCTGAAGTCAGCGACAGCGGAGAACGGGCACCTCGAACCTCTGGAGCCAGGGGATGACCCAAACTTCCGTGTAGCAACTGAAAGTCTGAAACAAAGAAGGGCACACTGAGACCCCCCCCCTCCCGTCCCAGAGCCTGCACCCCAGACAGGCTCCGTAGCGGTGAGGTTCCCTGCAGCAGTGGGCGGTGCGTGCGCATCTTCCTTAGGACTTTTTCCCCCtgccccaagtttttattttgaaaaatttcacatCTACAGAATTGAGAGATTCAAGAATATatacttttcactttcttttgcAAATTAATTAGATGTCACATTTGCTCTCTcctgcatgtgtatgtgtgtatatgatttCTGAACTGTTTGAAAGCTCCTTTTGTTCTAACCTCCCCTGCCCCAAGCCCAGGGTGTTTATTTCCTGGAGCTGTGCTCCTCAGGGGAGTGGTTTGAGGTGCTCTCTTGCGAGCCCTGCGTCTGTGTTCTCCCAGGTCTCTGGGTACTGCACGGATGCTGGGACTGAGATTTGGAACCTTGCAGGCAGAGAGGTGATGAAGGGGATGGTTCCCAAAGCCCTGGGGAGTGGGCGAGGGCTGGGACAGCAGTGAGTAGGTGTGAGGAGGTGAGACCCCTTCGTTTTTACCCTTTTTAAGGTATGGTTGGTCTGGAAGTGACAGTTGTCTAGAATAGGGTGCTGGGTCTTCTTGCAAGAAGTTCTGCCAATCTTCATGTGCAGCATGTACTTCAGGCCCTTCACGATCTACGGGAAAGAGGGGCCGGGTCAGTGTTATTCTGTCCAGGACAGAAGGGTGGCTGCTCCTTCACCAGCAGGAGGCGGCATGGAGACCAGGGGGAAGGATGCCCAGATTCGCTCCCGGAAAGGGGCTGAGCATCTGGGACCCATCAGAGAACTCcggtgtgggggctgggggcggggggaagctgCCGCTTGTACCCAGGCCGCTCCCTTCCTTTCTTACCCACTCATATCATTCCTGCTCATGGTGCCAGTTCTCGGTCCCCAGGTGAGACTGGGGCTCTGGGTCTGTCCGAGGACATTTCCTTCCTGCCCAGAACTCTGCGCCTCACCTCCATGCCCAACACCCACCTGCGGCCTGTGCTGACCCGCCCTGCATGCCAACAGTGGTtgcttttccccccagtttcaaaATAGACCTTTTTCACGCGAATGCAGCAGCAACCGGTTCCTTCTCACTTGCAGTCTCTCAATGAAGCCTCATTGAAGTGAGGTGAAGTAAAGTCATCCCCAGTGTCATCTATCCCCTCCCAGAGGCCCTTGAGCACTGGCAGGAGCACCAGGAACTTGCCGTGTTTCGCTGGAGGCGAAAGCCTGGCTTGGGAAGACCCCACGGCCCCTGGGGCGGAGTCCCCAGAGAGATGACCCTTGGGCTATTTCCATGGGAAATAGGCTTTTAAAGCCCACCCGACACCAGCTTGCCTTTCTGCCACATGCTTTCTAATCATAAAAATATGCTGTTCTTAAAAAAGTTTGCAATTTTCGAAAAGAATAAGGATTATAAGAATTTCCAACAATCCTGTGACACGGGTAATCATTACCAGTATGCGTAAAAACTGTTAGCGTCCGAGTGGGACCACCTCACCATCTTCCCCTGGGGTTTGTGTGTGGGGAAGGAGCAGTGGTTTGGACAAAGCTCTCCGAGTGACACGGCCCAGATGGAGAACGGCAAGAGGTCCCTTGGGGCTGCGGTGCGGGcaaggggcggggtggggcgagGCAGGGCGGGGGCTCTGATGGGCCGTCTAGTGGTTCCTGCAGGCTGGCCTTCTGCTTCTGCCAGCGGATGGCCTTCATGCCCGGCTGCAGTGGCCTGTtccacccctgccctcctgggtTCCGCTCCAGATGTGCTGTCGGCCCCTGCCTGGTGGCTGCACCCAGGAGGAGCTTGCTTTCACAGGAGGTGGCTCAGGGCTTTCTTGCTGTGCCCTGGGTGCCTCTGGCTGTGGCTGCTCGTGGGCTGCCTGTGGCGCTGCTGTCAGCCTCCCGGCTGGGGGTCACACTCTAGATGGATGGGCACTAGCTGGTCAGCCCCTGGTAAGACAGAAGCCACTGCAGCCTGGCCACTTAGGGGTGTCCCCAACCCTCACCTGGACCAGGGCTTTGCTGATGTGGGACTCCTTGAACAAGAAGATGTCATTTGTACAGTTGTTGAACTTTTCAACGCAGTGTCTGGCTGCTTGGAGGACTCCTGGGTCGTGGGGGTTTATTGTTTTGGGAAATCCTGGCTTCACATCTGGGTTAAGGGTCTGGGAACAAAAATCTGAAACAGAGAAGCACAGAACCAGACAAGAACATTGCTGTGAGCAGGGTCCTTGGGCCCAGTGTTGCACCTCACACCTCGGTTCTGCGGTCTGCTCCCAGTGTGGCCCCTGGCCGTCTACCTACCCTCTCAACCagccaccccacaccccacagaGCATTTGTTGTGCTTCTTGCGGTTTCTCCCTCAGAGCTGAGGACCAGGCACGGTGGATGGTACTGTGAGGAATGGAAGGTAGTCCTGGCCCGCGGCACCTGCCTGCACAGGCTTTCTCGGAACCCAGGGTGGTTTCTAGCATGTGTTAAAGAAAACCTGACCGTGTCTTCAGGGGGCAGAGCCTCTGGATAGGACGCAGCCCCGGAGGGTAGAAGGTGCCTCAGTTGGCCTTTGAGGCCACCGCCATCTGGACCCAGCCCCTCAGTGTGTCCCCAACAAGTGGACCATGGAGAAGTGCCCGAAGGCATGTCCTGCCTTCTCACTTGCTCGGACGCTGCTGCTGTCCTCTCCCTCAGTGATTCTTGTCGGAATCCACCCAGCTTCCAGGCCCTGGGTTGGCCCATCCGCACCCGATGCCCCTCATGTGCTGCCTCCTGCCATGCCCTTCTGGGTACAAGTCCGAGGACAGGGGTCAGGCCTGCAGAGCTGGCACCTGGTGGAGGGAGGACGACTGGCTTTCTTTCATCCTTCCATGCTCTTCCTATTCTGAGGCGGCCCATATTTGGATTAAAGATGGGGTAAGCAACGGGAGGGGCTTCTCCCCTGGCACTTGGGTCCCCCAGTGTCTGACAGAACCAGGGACCCCCATGCCGCTCCTCTCCTTTCCACGTCCGCTGGTCCCAGGCCCCACAGAAGCATTGCCCGGCCACGCCCCGAGGACCCTTGCTGAAGAAGGACCTGACTTCATTCCTTCGTCTGGCTCGCTCACTGGCCCCTCTGGAGCCCTCCTCATCCTGCAGGCTCTGGGGGTACAGAAGCTTATGTTCACTGCAGTTCACATCCCGTCAATAAACAGGCAAGACCAACATCAGAGCAGCAGGTGAAGCAAGGCAGGAGCTGTGCAGGGGTCTGTCCACAGCAGATGCAGCAGCAGGCTGTGCCATCTGCACAAACCTGGATGGAGGCGCCGAGAGCAAGTGAGAGGGGCCGGAGGGCAGAAGTGTTTGATAGCTCACGGCCCCAGCATGGCCGAAGCAAGGAGGGCATGTGGGGAAGGGCTGAGAGGCAAGGCCGGGCCCGGCACAGGTGTGTGCTCATTTGGGTCACaaactttggattttattataaagaaaagagCAACATAAAAAGCCCCACAGGCTCCGTATGGCAACAAGTGAGTGGTGGCCTTTTCTGGTTGGTGGCTCATGATGAATTTAGGTTTCTGTCCATTTCTACAGTGGACAACtaacatctaaaaataaaaagttggggcgcctggatggcttaattatgtgtctgacttcagctcaggtcatgatctcagggtcctgggactgagtcctgcattgggctccccactcagtggggagtctgcttctctcgctccctctgccccttccctgcttgtgctctctctctctctcaaataaataaagtcttaaaaaaagaaaaagttttgggtgcctgggtggctcagttggttaagcgactgccttcggctcaggtcatgatcctggagtctcaggatcccatcaggctccctgctcagcagggagtctgcttctccctctgatcctcctccctctcatgctctctcattctttctctctcaaataaataaataaaaaatctttaaaaaaaatgaagttttgggggaaaaatctaaactgggagggaggggggagaaggggaagagggttTTTAGATTTGTAAACTGCTTCTCTTTAGGAAGACGTTCTCCCAGATTTTCCTGAAATGTTAGCCTGCTAGAGATGATTCAGAGCTGAGCTGTTTTAGTTCATTAACTAAATTAAACAGAGTGTGAAGTTCAGCTCCTCAGTGGCATGGCCCCGTTTCAGGTGCTCAGTAGCCCCACGTGGTCGTGGCGGTGGGTGCCAATAGGGACACCGTGTCCTTGCAGAGGACCCCAGGGGACTGCACTGCCCTGAGACTTCACTCGCTTCCCTCTACTGTGACCTCAGGGAGCACCTGTGGCGCAGGCATCTGTGTTCAGTCTGGGGAGACTGAGTTTAGCACGAGGCAGAGGTGCTGAGGCAGCAGGAAGTGGAGACTCGGGGTGTGTGGGTAGCAGCAGTGGTAACCAAGCTTCCGGGCTGAGCATGTAAGGTGGGAAGATGGGTACTGACCTGTGCCCACCTCCTGAGTGCCAAACTCCAGCTCAGACCCGAGACATCCAAGTATATTTGGGTGGTAAAAGATAACGGTGACAATGCATGCAGGCTTTGCTGGAGTCAAGATACCATCTGGTCCCCCCGTGAAGAAATCTCAACTTTAGGGGAGGAAGCTGGGAGCATGAATTCAACAGAGTATGGGAGCTTTAATAGAAGCTGCACTGGGATATCCCACTGAGGACAAGGAGTCCCCCACGCATGGAGACTGACTGAAGGGGGCTGAGGGAAATACCCACTACCTTGTATGCGGGGTCGGGTTAGATAGGGCCAGTGGGCTGGCTAGGCTGGGGAACTGCCTTGGGTGCTGCGCGCCTGCTATGGCCTCTTGTGTACGTGAGACCCCTGCCGAGTGCGAGACCCAGGACGGGGttggggggcatctggctggGTGGTCTCCCCTCCCCTGTGTGTGGTGCAGCGGAAGGAGCCctgagagtggggagagaaggcaTGAGTCTCTGTGCATTCTGTGaccttggggcggggggggcagcaTCTTGCGGTCTGGGGAGGGCCAGCACGGCCTGACCAAGCAGGGCCTCACCTGGCAAATGGGTCTCCCCCAGCTGGTTCCTTGGGCCCAAAGCTGAAGCGTCAAGACTAAGCTCATGATTTCCTCTGCAAGGCTCCCTAAGCTTTAGCAGCCCCATGGACCTGGCCCCCTGGCCCCGATGAAAGCAACATACCGCTGGGACCCTTCCCAGCACAGGATTATGGCCATCTGCCGGTCCGAGTCTCCCTCCGAGCTCTGTCCCCGACCGGCACTGGGATTCTCCTTTGCAAGAATCCAGCCCTCCTAGGACAGTCTTTTTGCTTAAAGCCTCCAAAGATAGAAATAAGGAAAGCTGCTTGCGTTCCTGGAGTGCCAGCAGCTGGGCTGGTGGGGCTGGGTCGGCCCTGGAACCCGCATTTCCCCAAGCTGCCCACGTGGCTGTGACTCAGGCGGTGGTGCTGGGGGGCCTCGTGGGCTCTGCACACAAACACCCTAACgcgagggggcggggctgggccgGGCCGAGGGCCGTCCCCCGAGCACCTAAGCTTGTGCGCCACACGAAGTCAAGGGTGATTTGTAGTTTAAACCAAAAACCACTGGGGCAAACAACTGCAAGCTTAATTTCTGCTCCTCACTGTAGTCTagctggcagaggaagaggaaggcacCGAAGCTCCTGCCATCGGAGAGGAGAGGGTCCCCCCTTTCCCCACTGTGGATCAATATGGCTTCTATTCTTTGCTTTgcataaattacatttattgctttttctgGTTATAATCCTACCTATTTGGGgtaggaaatttgaaaaatacagaaaagtataacaAAAAAATTAGTTATCACTCTTAGTATCTCAAATTAGAAATCACTCTTAGTAACCAGTGttaatggttttttaaataaaatgtattaaatgcaaTTTAGCTTAAATTgaacagaattaaaaatgaagtgaaaGAGGGGTGTCtgcgtggcttagttggttaaacatctgactcttagtttcagctcaggccatgatctcagggtcatgagatcgagccccgagttgggctctgtgcagaggggggattctgcttgagattctcttcctcttcctcaccttcccgccccctccccccgctctctttctctaaaaaaaaaaaaaaatggaagtggaaGTAGGTGAGGCTGAACCTCAGATGCGTTGTTCTTTTGGAACACATGATGTCAGTTCCTAAGCGATTTTGGTAATGTTACAAAAAGTTTAGGGAAAATACTGAagttggtttatttttatctaaCTACATGTTTTCCTAAAATGTAGGCTTCAAGTCAGTAAATCTTCATCAGTGCAGTTGtctaaacaaacaataaaagctccgtttttaa comes from the Zalophus californianus isolate mZalCal1 chromosome 8, mZalCal1.pri.v2, whole genome shotgun sequence genome and includes:
- the CST7 gene encoding cystatin-F isoform X1; translation: MIQQETITAPRTPTRGRQPPPPPGGGLRGGAPPLSSPALPSAPARLPQHTLPSAQAAMRRVGVLLAFCCLVLSTTGGPSRDFCSQTLNPDVKPGFPKTINPHDPGVLQAARHCVEKFNNCTNDIFLFKESHISKALVQIVKGLKYMLHMKIGRTSCKKTQHPILDNCHFQTNHTLKRVKTKGSHLLTPTHCCPSPRPLPRALGTIPFITSLPARFQISVPASVQYPETWENTDAGLAREHLKPLP
- the CST7 gene encoding cystatin-F isoform X2; amino-acid sequence: MIQQETITAPRTPTRGRQPPPPPGGGLRGGAPPLSSPALPSAPARLPQHTLPSAQAAMRRVGVLLAFCCLVLSTTGGPSRDFCSQTLNPDVKPGFPKTINPHDPGVLQAARHCVEKFNNCTNDIFLFKESHISKALVQIVKGLKYMLHMKIGRTSCKKTQHPILDNCHFQTNHTLKRTFSCYTEVWVIPWLQRFEVPVLRCR